CCCTGGTACCCGAAGCACGCGAAGTACGCCGTGCCGTCCGGCCCGAACGCGACCGCGGGGTCGCCGCCGTAGTCGTAGAGGCCCGTGCCGGCGACGAACGGATCGTTCGTGTACTTCGTGATGCCCGGCACGAACCCGTTAGGCAGCGTGCGCGTCCAGCTCCGGCCGCCGTCGAACGTCGCGTTCACGCCGCAGCCGTCGTTGTAGTTCCAGTCGTTGTTGCCGGTGATCATGTTCGCCGGATCGAGCGGGTTCACGGCGAGCGGCGTCTCGTTCTGCGCCGTGGTGTCGTTCGACACGTCGACGACGAACGAGGGGCCGCCGCCGCCCGCGGCGTAGCTCGGCGCGGCGGGCGCGCGAGGGACGGAGGGGTCGTCGATGCCGAGCGCGCAGGCACCGAGCGAGACGCAGAGACCGAGGGTGCCGAGCTGCTGGATGCGTCGCGCGAGCGGGGGGTGCGACGTCATGAGGCTTTCTCCGGGAAAGAGGCAGTGGCAGCGACCGGGAGGCGTGCTGACTTACGTCGCGGTGTACGCCGAGGCAAGGCGCGGCGCCGTGATGGACAGCCGGTACGGCCGCCCGTAGCTTCGCGCGATGGCTCGCCGCGCGCCGCTCATCCCGCTCCTCGTCGCGCTCGCGAGCGCGTGCGGCGCGCGGGCACCGCGCGAGACGCTCCGGCTGTATCCGCCGGACGCGACGGCGCGGCTCGACCCGAACGGGTTCCTGCTGAACCCGCGGTGGCTCGGCACGGCGCCCGGCGAGGTGCCTAACATCGAGCAGCGCTGCCGGTTCCGCGTCGCCACGGCGCACCTCGAGCGCCGCACGCCGGTCGTCACGCGCGACGGCTGCCTGTCGGAGGACGAGCGACGCGTGGTGACGCTGAACGAGGCGGCGCCGACGCTGGTGCTCGGCGCGGTCTGCGTCACTGGCGGCAAGACGGGGAACGTGCGCGGGCACGTGAACTGGTTTCCCGTCACGGCGACGGGGCTGCTGCGGTGGGACTCGTACTCGCCGTCGGCGGTGACCGACCAGGACGTGACGCTCCGCTTCCTGACGCGGGCGCCCAACGCGGTGGCGCACGCGAACGAGCCGTTCGGCGCCGGCGACGACCCGTCGCCCGGCGACACGGCGCGCGCCTACCACATCGAGTTCTACAACCGCGAGACGCTCGAGCGGCTCCCCGACGCCGCGCACGGGTTCTGGCGCACGCTGAAGTCGGCGATGCTGTCGCGCGACGCGGCGCGCGCGCTGCTGAAGGACCGCGTCGCCACCGTCACCGGCGTGTTCGGCGTGGACGGCGTGCACGGCTTCCAGTCGGAGCTGCACCCGGTGTTCGCGATATCGGTGCTCGCTGGCGTGGAGCGCAGCGCGGACCGCGTGACGGAGCAGTGGGCGGTGATGGTGCGCAACCTCGGCAGCGAGGGCGATTGCAGCAGCGGCACGCTGCCGCTCGTCACGTCGCCGCCGACGGACACGGTGCAGGACTTCGTCGTCGACCTCGGCGCGATCGCCGGCGCGGAGCGGCCGGACGTGCGGCTCCGCGACGCGTGGACGTCGGACGCGCGCTTCGTGCCGCGCGCCGAAGTCGTGGCGGAGGCGAGCGGAGCCTGGCGTGTGTACGTCCACGTCAGGCACCCGCGCCCGCGGCCCGCGGAGCCGGACTACCTGTTCCTCGGCACGATCGAAGTGGAGCGCGCGGCGCAGCCTAACGAGATGCCGGCGGCGCGGCTCGCGTCGTGGCTGCCGCCCGCGGACGCGCGGCCGCCGGTGCAGCTCCCATCGACCGGCGCGATGACGCGGCTCGTGGCGCCCGAGGGAGGGCCGCCGCCCGCGGTGCCGCTCGCGGCGACGGCGATCACCGGCAGCCCGGGCGCCACCGCGCTCGTGCGGCAGCGCCCCGTGTACCTCGCACCGATCCCCGCGCAGTCGATCGTCGACGACGCGGCGACGCACGCGCCACCCACGATCGCGCGCGCCGAGCGGACGCCGGGGTGGCCGCTCTTCGACTCGGTGCTCGTGGGCTGCGTCACGGAAGGGCGGCGCGACCCGATGTGTCGGTCGGGCGAGCGCATCACGTTAGGCGCGACGTACTCGGACGACGGCGGGCTGCGGCCGTTCGCCGCGCTCTACCTGTTCCCGCACCGGCGCGTGTACGAGCAGGAGAACTCGTTCCTGCAGATGTTCCTTCACGTGCTCGGCTACCGCTTCGACGTGCGGCGCGACCGGTACGTGCCGTTCGTGCGGCGCGACAGCGCGGTGATCTACGAGGCGCCGCGCGATGGCTGGTCGCTCCGTGCGTCGCCGTTCGTCTCGCCGAACACCGTGCGGCTCGGCGACCACGTGGTGCTGATGCCGTACTCCATCGCGAACGTCGGCGTCTCGACGCTCGGCTGGCGGCGCACGCAGCTCGCGGGCGGGCTCGGCGGCGGCCTGCACGCGCAGCTCTGGTACACCGACGTGCTCGCGGAGGCGCAGCGGCTGTCGCGCGCGGGGCACTACGGGAGCCAGTGGACGCTGTCGCTCGCCGCGCTCGCGCCGATCCCCGGGCCGTGGGGGCGCCGGTGAGGCCACGCCGCATCGCGTGGCTCGTCGCGGCATGCGTCGCGTGCATCGCGTCGGCGTGCTCGCATACCACGCCGCTGCTGCGGGCGCTCGCGCCGCTCGGCTGCGAGCTGTCGGAGACGTGCAACGCGGCGGCGCCGGTGGTGGTGCCGGCGTATCGGTTAGGCACCGCGACGTGGCATCCGGGACGGCTCGTCGCCGGCGCAGCGCGCGTGGACATCACGCCGCCGGTGGGCTTCCCGACGGGCGGGCACGGGCCGGCGGGCGGCTTCGCGCGCGCGTACTGGACCCGCCTCCACGCGCGCGCGTTCTTCTTCGCCGATGCCGACGGACGCCCGCTGATCCTGGTGTCGTGCGATCTGTTCGCGGTGCCCGGCGGGCTCGCCGCGGCGGTGAGCCGCGCGGTCGCCGAGCGATGGGCGGACTCGGGGCTCGTCGTCCCGCCCGAAGCGGTCGTCATCGCGGCGACGCACACGCATCAGGGGCCGGGGAACTTCCTCACCGCGGCGATCTACAACCAGTTCGCCGCGACGTACCAGGGGTTCGACGCGGCGCTGTTCGACTTCCTCGTCGGCCGCGTCACGCTCGCCGTCGACTCGGCGATCGCCGACGCGCGGCACGGCGGCGCCGCGACGCTCGTGCGCCAGTCGGCGCGGCTGCCGGACACGCTGCTGCTCAACCGCTCGCCGGAGACGTTCCTCGCGAACTGGAACGCGCAGGCGCTGCTCGACCGGCTCGAGCCGCGCGAGGTGAAGTGCGCGCCGACGATCGAGCGTGGCGAGGCGCTCGCGACGGGATGGACGCTGCCCGGCTGTCCGCGACGGCGCGCCGCGGATCCGACGGCGACGGTGCTCTCGGTGGAGCGCGCCGGCCGGCGCGTCGCGTCGCTCGTGTTCGTCGCCGTGCATCCGACGGTGCTGGACCACGGCGCTCCGCTCTACAGCAGCGACTTCCTCGGCCAGGCCGTGTCGACGATGGAGCGACGCGGCGGCGAGATCGTCGGCGTGTTCAACGGCGCCGAGGGCGACGTCGTGCCGAGCCGCGGCGCGCGCGACATGCGCGAGGTGCGGCGGGTGGCGGACGCGATGACGACGGCGCTCGACGCGGTGCGCGCCGCGCCGCGGGACACGATCGTCGTGGCGTCGATCGACGCGCGGCGCGCGCTGCTCGTGCCGGGCGCCGACTACGGCGGCGCGCTCCGGCTGCCGGCCGACGCGGTCGTCGGCGTGCCGGCGTTAGGCGGGGCGGAGGACGACCGCCAGGTGCTGCACGCGCTCGGCTGGCACGAGGGCGTGATCCGCGTGCCGCGCGAGGGACAGGGGCTGAAGCAGCCGGCGCTCGATGCGGACCTCGTGCCGCTCCGGCTCACCCCGTTGTTCGCGCCGCGGTGGAAGTTCCCGGCCGAGCTCCCGGTGACGCTCGCGCGGCTCGGCACGCTGCGCATCGCCGCGGTGCCGTTGGAGATGAGCACCGCGCTCGGCCTCGCGCTCCGCGACAGCCTCGGTGGCGGGCCGCTCGAGCTGGTGGGCCTCGCGAACGAGTACGCGTCGTACACCGCGACGGCCGACGAGTACGCGCGCCAGGACTACATGGGCGCGTCGACGCTGTGGGGCGCGGGCGAGGGGGGGGCGCTGATCGCCGCGCTGCGGTGCCTAACGGGCGCGCCGATGGTCGACTGCGCGCGGCTCGTGCGTGCCGACCCGACGGTCGTGCCGGCGCGCACGTATCGCCCGGGCAAGAAGCCGGACGCGTCGGCGGGCGCGAATCGCGTCGGCGCGTCGTGGGTGGGCGACTCGCTGCCCGCCCCGGACGACGGCTTCGCCGACGTGCTGCGCGACGTGCGCGGCGCGCCGGCGCGCGCGCTGCCGTACTTCGAGTGGACGGAGACGGTCGCGGTGCGCGACGAGTTCGACGCGGCGGCGGCGCGGCGCGTGGAGATCCTGGAGCAGCGCGGCGACGGCTGGGTGGTGCGCACCACGCCGCGCGGCACCCCCGACGACGACGGCGACGCGGGCGTGCTCACCGTGCTGCGCCAGGGGCGGACCGCGTCGGCGGACGCGGGCGACGCGCACCGCTGGGCGGCGATCTGGCTCGCGCCGGCGCTGGAGGACGCGCTGCCGGCGGGGACCTACAAGTTCCGCGTCACCGTGCAGCACGCGGGCACGACGGTGGTCCACGAGTCGTGCCCGTTCCGGGTGCGGTGGCCCGCCGCGCGGCGCGAGCAGGCGCGCACGAACTGCGCCTAACGGTCCGGCCGGAGCGCCGCGCGGTCCGCCGATCGTGCAGATTACGGCGGACGTGATCCACGACACGACGGAGGAGGGACATGCGAGCGATTCGGGTGCACGCGCCGGGCGAGGCGGAGGCGATGCGGCTGGAGGAGGCGGCGGATCCCACGCCCGGCCCCGGCGAGGCGGTCGTGCGGTTGGAAGCGATCGGCGTGAACTTCATCGACGTCTACCGCCGCAAGGGGCTCTACCCGCAGCCGCTGCCGTTCACGCCGGGGAGCGAGGGGGCCGGAACCGTCGTCGCCGTGGCGCCCGACGTGACGACGGTGCGCGTCGGCGACCGCGTGGCGTCGGAGTCGCTGGTCGGCGCGTACGCGGAGCTGGCGGCGGCCCCCGCGGCGCGGCTCGTCGCGCTGCCTCACGGCGTCGACACGCGCACGGGTGCCGCGGTGATGCTGCAGGGGCTCACCGCGCACTATCTCGCGACGTCGACGTACCCGCTGCAGCCGGGGGACGCGTGCCTCGTGCACGCGGGCGCGGGCGGCGTCGGATTGTTGCTCTGCCAGATCGCGTCGCGGCGGGGCGCGCGCGTGATCGCGACGGTGTCGACGGCGGAGAAGGAGGCGCTCGCCCGCGCGGCGGGGGCGCACGACGTGATCCGCTACACGGAGCAGGACTTCGTGGCGGAAGTGAAGCGGCGCACCGGCGGCGCGGGCGTGCCGGTGGTGTACGACTCCGTCGGCCGCACGACGTTCGACGGGAGCCTCGACTGCCTGGCGCGGCGCGGGATGCTCGTGCTGTTCGGCCAGTCGAGCGGGCCCGTGCCCCCGGTGGATCCGCAGATCCTGAACCGCAAGGGCTCGCTGTTCCTCACGCGTCCCACGCTCGCCCACTACACCGCGACGCGTGACGAGCTCGTGGCGCGCGCCGACGAGCTGTTAGGCTGGGTGGCCGATGGATCGCTCGACGTGCGCGTGGGCGCGACGTTCCCGCTCGCCGACGCCGCGGACGCGCACCGCGCGCTCGAGGGGCGCGCGACGACGGGCAAGGTGCTGCTCATTCCCTGACGGAGGCTGCTCCATGGACGTCGTGAACCTCGAGGCGAAGCTGGCCACGTTCGCCGAGCACTTCCAGCCGCGCACGGTGGGCGAGTTCAACGGCCACGACCTGATGGTCGCGAAGCTCCAGGGCCCGTTCCGGTGGCACGCGCACGACGACACCGACGACTTCTTCCTCGTGCTGAAGGGGCGGCTGACGATCGAGCTGCGCGACCGGACCGTGTCGTTAGGCCCCGGCGAGCTGTTCGTCGTGCCGCGCGGCGTGGAGCACCGGCCAGTGGCGGAGGAGGAGGTGCACCTGCTGCTCATCGAGCGCACGGGAACGCCGAACACCGGCGACCCGGCGACGGCGGCGCCGCGG
The window above is part of the Gemmatirosa kalamazoonensis genome. Proteins encoded here:
- a CDS encoding neutral/alkaline non-lysosomal ceramidase N-terminal domain-containing protein; amino-acid sequence: MRPRRIAWLVAACVACIASACSHTTPLLRALAPLGCELSETCNAAAPVVVPAYRLGTATWHPGRLVAGAARVDITPPVGFPTGGHGPAGGFARAYWTRLHARAFFFADADGRPLILVSCDLFAVPGGLAAAVSRAVAERWADSGLVVPPEAVVIAATHTHQGPGNFLTAAIYNQFAATYQGFDAALFDFLVGRVTLAVDSAIADARHGGAATLVRQSARLPDTLLLNRSPETFLANWNAQALLDRLEPREVKCAPTIERGEALATGWTLPGCPRRRAADPTATVLSVERAGRRVASLVFVAVHPTVLDHGAPLYSSDFLGQAVSTMERRGGEIVGVFNGAEGDVVPSRGARDMREVRRVADAMTTALDAVRAAPRDTIVVASIDARRALLVPGADYGGALRLPADAVVGVPALGGAEDDRQVLHALGWHEGVIRVPREGQGLKQPALDADLVPLRLTPLFAPRWKFPAELPVTLARLGTLRIAAVPLEMSTALGLALRDSLGGGPLELVGLANEYASYTATADEYARQDYMGASTLWGAGEGGALIAALRCLTGAPMVDCARLVRADPTVVPARTYRPGKKPDASAGANRVGASWVGDSLPAPDDGFADVLRDVRGAPARALPYFEWTETVAVRDEFDAAAARRVEILEQRGDGWVVRTTPRGTPDDDGDAGVLTVLRQGRTASADAGDAHRWAAIWLAPALEDALPAGTYKFRVTVQHAGTTVVHESCPFRVRWPAARREQARTNCA
- a CDS encoding quinone oxidoreductase family protein, with translation MRAIRVHAPGEAEAMRLEEAADPTPGPGEAVVRLEAIGVNFIDVYRRKGLYPQPLPFTPGSEGAGTVVAVAPDVTTVRVGDRVASESLVGAYAELAAAPAARLVALPHGVDTRTGAAVMLQGLTAHYLATSTYPLQPGDACLVHAGAGGVGLLLCQIASRRGARVIATVSTAEKEALARAAGAHDVIRYTEQDFVAEVKRRTGGAGVPVVYDSVGRTTFDGSLDCLARRGMLVLFGQSSGPVPPVDPQILNRKGSLFLTRPTLAHYTATRDELVARADELLGWVADGSLDVRVGATFPLADAADAHRALEGRATTGKVLLIP
- a CDS encoding cupin domain-containing protein encodes the protein MDVVNLEAKLATFAEHFQPRTVGEFNGHDLMVAKLQGPFRWHAHDDTDDFFLVLKGRLTIELRDRTVSLGPGELFVVPRGVEHRPVAEEEVHLLLIERTGTPNTGDPATAAPRRVI